The Prevotella herbatica genome contains the following window.
TCAAATTCCAGGCTGCAAATGGTTTGGATGCGGATGGCATCGTAGGTTATCGCTCGTGGGAGCAACTTCTATTCAATGGGCGTGCAACCACACAAAAATTGGTGGAAGATGATTTTCAATTGCTTGGTCTGCTGCTTGATTGTGAGCCTGCTGCGTTGAAAACGGTACAGAAGGTCGAGACAGGAGGTCGAGGAGGATTCTTTGCTCTAGGTAAACCAGCTATTTTGTTTGAGGGACATATCTTTTGGTCACAACTGAAGAGTAGAGGCATTGATCCGAACAAGTTTGTTGCGGGGAATAGCAATATACTTTATCCGAAATGGGAGAAGGGGCATTATAAAGGAGGCTTGGGGGAATACGATCGCTTAGAACAGGCAAGGACTATTCACCGTGAGGCTGCTGATGCGTCAGCTAGTTGGGGAATGTTCCAAATAATGGGATTCAACTATGCATCATGTGGAGAGAAAAGCGTGGAAAGTTTTGTAAAATCCATGCATGAGAGCGAATGTAAACAACTTATCCTATTTGGGCGTTTTATCCGTCAGGCAAAAATGCTCCCTGCTTTACAATCAAAAAGTTGGGCGACTTTTGCGAAACAATATAATGGTCCGGCTTACGCTAAAAACGAATACGATAAGAAGTTGGCGGCAGCCTATGCAGGCTTTTCGCATAAATAAGAAAGGGGCTGAAACATTATAGCTACTTGATGATAATGCGCTATTTATCATATTTTTAATATATTAGCAATAAATTTTCCCCATTATGTATATGTGTTCTCGTGAATTTTAAAAAAATGTTTATATTTGCAAAAGAAAAGTTCAGTTAACGGCAATTTTAAAGAGGTTCTGATTGCTCGTTAATGAATACATTTAAGAACCTTCAATAAAAAAAGCTATGAAAAAAATACTATTATTGACTTTAATGTCATTGTGCTTGATAGCAACATCCTGTTCCAAGGATGAGAATACTACTTCTCAGCGTACAACTGAGGATGTTACGGCACGGTTTAAATCTTATTTCTATGATGCAAGTGGAAATGTAAGGTGTGTCAAACTATCGAATTTTTCCGCACAAGAATGGGCGATAGCTGCACAAAAAAGCTCGGACATATTGGAAGTGTTCAATGATATTACTGGTATGGACGCTCCTCTCACTGATTCATATAAATACAGGTTCGTCTCATCAGATGGGCAAAGTACCATCAGTATCTCAGGAACAAAGAATGCTGATGCAAATGCGCAATATGCTACAATAAGAGTAAGTATTCCTTCATGTTCCGAAATACAGACCATACATATAGGTACAGAACAGTATTTCAAAGGGACTAATGATGGGGATGTACCTATTGTATTTCTAAGATGAGTAGATTTTCAGGATTACTTTTGATTGCATTATTGTTTCTGTTATACGGTTGTAATTCAGAGTATACTTATGAACAGGTAGACAATCCGAAACAGTTGGTTCGGATTGTCTTTTCGCCTGGCGCTTTGGGTGATTTTTCGTATAGCGACGATATACTGCGAGGAATATTGCTGGAGCAGAAAGAAAGCGGATTCAGATTATATTGCCAAACCCCTTCAGATATGAATAAAACTGAAACCCTTATACGTCAATGGCAGATGGAAGATGGGGATTCAACTTGTTTCTATACCATATTGGCAGGAAGCCAATTCGAGAAAGTGGCGAAGTACACCCGACCGGATAGAATGCGCAGCAACTATTTGATGTTTGAGACAAAAGACACATCTTTAAATGTTTCTACTTTCCGTT
Protein-coding sequences here:
- a CDS encoding N-acetylmuramidase domain-containing protein; translation: MKTIKLGYTGNEVQLLSDSLKRNGYPVDSTTVFTESMSQSVIKFQAANGLDADGIVGYRSWEQLLFNGRATTQKLVEDDFQLLGLLLDCEPAALKTVQKVETGGRGGFFALGKPAILFEGHIFWSQLKSRGIDPNKFVAGNSNILYPKWEKGHYKGGLGEYDRLEQARTIHREAADASASWGMFQIMGFNYASCGEKSVESFVKSMHESECKQLILFGRFIRQAKMLPALQSKSWATFAKQYNGPAYAKNEYDKKLAAAYAGFSHK